One window from the genome of Oncorhynchus kisutch isolate 150728-3 linkage group LG21, Okis_V2, whole genome shotgun sequence encodes:
- the LOC109866158 gene encoding zinc finger protein 239-like: MCVFQVILPLGRERRAYRGSSGEPQQHHDADEAEKSLSTSGHLKKHHQRSTGKKSHCCSDCGKRFKSSSELKKHQRIHTGEKPYSCDQCGKSFTQSSHLVSHQRTHTGEKPYSCDQCGKGFTQSTNLVSHQRTHTGEQPYSCEQCGKNFSRREHLKEHQRTHTGEKPYSCDQCGKSFSQIEHLKGHQRTHTGEKPYSCDVCADSFTTSSQLVVHQRVHTGEKPYSCSQCGKSFTQSNSLKSHQRTHTGDKPYSCDQCDKRYSHSSGLIKHQKIHAGDPQSVE, encoded by the coding sequence gagagagacgggcctatcgtggatcctctggggagcctcaacaacatcatgatgctgacgaggcagagaagagtctctccacatcaggacacctcaagaaacaccatcAGAGATCCACAGGAAAGAAATCTcattgctgctctgactgtgggaaacgTTTCAAATCTTCATCAGAACTTAAAaaacaccagagaattcacacaggagagaagccttatagctgtgatcagtgtggcaagagttttactcagtcaagccacctggtatcacaccagagaacacacacaggagagaagccttatagctgtgatcagtgtggcaaGGGTTTTACTCAGTCAACCAACCtggtatcacaccagagaacacacacaggagagcagcCATATAGCTGTGAGCAATGTGGGAAAAACTTTTCTCGGAGAGAACACCTTAAAgagcaccagagaacacacacaggagagaaaccttatagttgtgatcaatgtgggaaaagCTTTTCTCAGATAGAACACCTTAAaggacaccagagaacacacacaggagagaagccttatagctgtgatgtATGTGCAGATAGTTTTACTACATCAAGCCAGCTGGTAGTACACCAGcgagtacacacaggagagaaaccttatagctgtagtcagtgtgggaagagttttactcagtcaaaCAGCCtgaaatcacaccagagaacacacacaggagataaaccttatagctgtgatcaatgtgacaagagatactctCATTCAAGTGGTCTgattaaacatcagaaaatacatgcaGGAGATCCACAGAGTGTAGAATGA